Proteins encoded in a region of the Quercus lobata isolate SW786 chromosome 8, ValleyOak3.0 Primary Assembly, whole genome shotgun sequence genome:
- the LOC115956530 gene encoding uncharacterized protein LOC115956530, translating to MEQKIHTLVKVNSSSLNWIFTVVYASPRHRERCILWNNLNTIANSHNLPWIVVGDFNEMLSNDGKLGGRPISLYRANLFKECLDSCNMADLGFNGPRFTWTNKHDIGSLIQERLDRLSRPFGFQSSWLADDSFPNLVQDAWSNNPGLYDAIKKFTTKAAEWNRVHFGNIFAKKRRVLARLGGIQRVMADRPSSFLINLEKQL from the exons ATGGAGCAGAAGATCCACACTCTGGTGAAGGTAAATTCCTCTTCCCTTAACTGGATTTTTACTGTTGTCTACGCTAGTCCGAGACATAGAGAAAGATGCATACTTTggaataatttaaatactattgctAACTCGCATAATTTACCTTGGATTGTTgttggtgattttaatgagatgCTATCCAATGATGGGAAACTTGGCGGTAGACCGATTAGCTTATACAGGGCCAACCTCTTCAAAGAATGCCTTGATTCTTGCAATATggcagaccttggctttaaCGGTCCTAGATTCACTTGGACAAATAAGCATGATATTGGTTCCCTCATCCAAGAAAGGCTGGATAG ACTTAGCAGGCCATTCGGATTCCAAAGTTCTTGGCTAGCAGATGATTCTTTTCCAAATCTGGTCCAAGATGCTTGGTCCAACAATCCTGGTCTTTATGatgcaattaaaaaatttactacAAAGGCTGCAGAATGGAACCGGGTCCATTTTGGTAATATCTTTGCCAAAAAGAGGAGAGTGTTGGCTCGTCTTGGTGGTATTCAGAGAGTTATGGCAGATAGGCCATCCAGTTTTCTCATTAATTTGGAAAAGCAGCTTTAG